In a genomic window of Streptomyces sp. NBC_01231:
- a CDS encoding LysR family transcriptional regulator yields the protein MDLQQMRYVVAVAETRNFTRAAERCFVVQSSLSHRIAGLERELGVKLFARSSRRVELTPAGAAFVAGARECLAAADRAAADAAAATGVVCGRLAVGVIVTTAAVDVPELLQRYRAQHPAVHVALRSGRSDELAAAVRNGDLDIAFLGMPESERPSGVECVVLAHDEHVLVVPAGHRLAGVSQVTLREIAEETFVDFVSGTPARAQSDQAFAAAGLVRDVAYEAGVVELITQLIARGLGIALLPSAFIRPRATDDPELALVPVVDGPHRIEYLAWSRFNPSPATRAMLDILGVGPPSPVT from the coding sequence GTGGATCTCCAGCAGATGCGCTACGTCGTCGCCGTGGCCGAAACCCGTAACTTCACCCGGGCCGCCGAGCGCTGTTTCGTGGTGCAGTCGTCGCTCAGTCACCGGATCGCCGGCCTGGAACGGGAACTCGGAGTCAAGCTGTTCGCCCGGTCCAGCCGCCGCGTCGAGCTGACCCCTGCGGGAGCGGCGTTTGTCGCCGGCGCACGCGAGTGCCTGGCCGCCGCCGACCGCGCGGCTGCCGACGCCGCCGCCGCTACCGGCGTGGTATGCGGCCGACTCGCCGTCGGCGTGATCGTGACGACGGCTGCCGTCGACGTACCGGAGCTGCTGCAGCGGTACCGCGCCCAGCACCCGGCTGTCCACGTCGCCCTCCGTTCCGGACGCAGCGATGAACTGGCGGCGGCGGTCCGGAACGGCGACCTGGACATCGCCTTCCTCGGCATGCCGGAGAGCGAACGGCCCTCCGGTGTGGAGTGCGTTGTTCTCGCTCACGACGAGCACGTGCTGGTGGTGCCGGCCGGGCACCGACTGGCGGGCGTTTCCCAGGTCACGCTGCGGGAGATCGCCGAAGAGACGTTCGTGGACTTCGTGAGCGGGACGCCCGCCCGGGCCCAGTCCGATCAGGCGTTCGCCGCCGCGGGCCTGGTCCGCGACGTCGCGTACGAAGCCGGCGTCGTGGAGCTGATCACCCAGCTGATCGCCCGCGGGCTCGGCATCGCGCTGCTGCCGTCCGCGTTTATCCGACCGCGGGCCACTGACGACCCCGAACTGGCGCTGGTCCCGGTGGTTGACGGACCGCATCGCATCGAATACCTGGCGTGGAGCCGCTTCAACCCCAGCCCTGCCACCCGAGCGATGCTCGACATCCTCGGGGTCGGGCCGCCGTCACCTGTGACCTGA
- a CDS encoding M6 family metalloprotease domain-containing protein, whose amino-acid sequence MQPQAGRPRGGTGTSPEPLRRRIRPRRVAALASLTALTLAVSTSAGTGRLPPGPSTVGAGPVPIARSATQGPCMISGGPTVQMSEGVPTSGGYSRSLGTVHVLTLMVDFSDAPGSGSAQSRFREFFPMTQEWFRTSSYGRLDYRPETPIPDWLRMPRPFRSYGIERGTPFDPGYRQLVQDVVAAADPRVDFRSYDFLNVLVTANAGPSALNTVLSVTFAGNREAPVADGVRVANASFVYSRQDDGSGSYDKTGYRVLPHENGHVFGLPDLYTQDGGGAVGHWDIMSEDWGANNDLLGWHKWKLGWLDADQMSCVTTPGTTEHLLTPLARTGGAKLLFVPLGGSTGYAVELRTREGNDETVCRPGVLIYKVDADVDTGQGPVTVHDSRRASGGCTRSPNVHAELSDAPFAPGEDFRDLRRGIRISVAGADLSGNYRLLVTRR is encoded by the coding sequence ATGCAGCCGCAGGCTGGGAGACCCCGGGGAGGGACGGGCACCTCTCCGGAGCCGCTCCGGCGTCGGATACGCCCGCGCCGCGTGGCCGCCCTGGCCTCCCTGACCGCGCTGACTCTGGCCGTCAGCACCTCGGCCGGCACCGGACGCCTCCCCCCGGGCCCATCGACGGTCGGCGCAGGACCGGTCCCCATCGCCCGCTCGGCCACCCAGGGCCCCTGCATGATCAGCGGCGGCCCGACGGTCCAGATGTCGGAGGGCGTCCCGACTTCCGGCGGCTACTCCCGCTCCCTCGGCACCGTCCACGTCCTCACCCTGATGGTCGACTTCTCCGACGCGCCCGGCTCGGGCAGCGCGCAGAGCCGGTTCCGGGAGTTCTTCCCGATGACGCAGGAGTGGTTCCGCACCAGTTCCTACGGCCGCCTCGACTACCGCCCCGAGACACCGATCCCCGACTGGCTGCGCATGCCGCGGCCGTTCCGGTCCTACGGCATAGAGCGCGGCACGCCCTTCGACCCCGGCTACCGGCAGCTGGTCCAGGACGTCGTGGCCGCGGCCGATCCCAGGGTGGACTTCCGGTCGTACGACTTCCTGAACGTGCTGGTGACAGCCAACGCGGGGCCCTCCGCGCTGAACACGGTCCTGTCGGTCACCTTCGCCGGCAACAGGGAGGCCCCCGTCGCCGACGGCGTCCGGGTGGCGAACGCCTCCTTCGTGTACTCACGCCAGGACGACGGCTCCGGCTCCTACGACAAGACCGGCTACCGCGTCCTCCCGCACGAGAACGGCCATGTCTTCGGCCTGCCCGACCTGTACACCCAGGACGGCGGCGGCGCGGTCGGCCACTGGGACATCATGAGCGAGGACTGGGGGGCCAACAACGACCTGCTGGGCTGGCACAAGTGGAAGCTCGGCTGGCTGGACGCCGACCAGATGAGCTGCGTGACGACACCCGGCACGACGGAGCACCTCCTCACCCCGCTGGCCCGGACCGGCGGCGCGAAGCTGCTCTTCGTCCCGCTCGGCGGCAGCACCGGATACGCCGTCGAACTACGCACACGCGAGGGCAACGACGAGACCGTGTGCAGGCCGGGCGTACTGATCTACAAGGTCGACGCGGACGTGGACACCGGCCAGGGCCCCGTCACCGTGCACGACTCCCGCCGCGCCAGCGGAGGCTGCACCCGCAGCCCGAACGTCCACGCCGAACTCTCCGACGCCCCGTTCGCCCCCGGCGAGGACTTCCGGGACCTGAGGAGAGGCATCCGCATCTCGGTGGCGGGGGCGGACCTCTCCGGGAACTACCGGTTGCTGGTGACTCGGCGTTGA
- a CDS encoding NAD(P)H-dependent oxidoreductase — MSTHSAHPLKIGVLIGSVRAGRFADKVADWFVAEAGGRQDMEIHVIDLAEPALVDELKLSFEQSGDRPDHRPGDVPRLARRIEGLDGFVVVTPEYNHGYPASLKLAIDYVYSEWRAKPVGFVSYGGMAGGHRAVEQLRQVFAELHAVTLRDTVSFHMAWERFDDRGRPLDEDGAGKAATVLLDQLAWWGLTLREGRAARPYVG; from the coding sequence ATGTCAACACACAGCGCACATCCGCTCAAGATCGGCGTCCTCATCGGCAGTGTTCGGGCCGGGCGGTTTGCCGACAAGGTTGCCGACTGGTTCGTTGCCGAGGCCGGGGGGCGGCAGGACATGGAGATCCATGTGATCGATCTGGCCGAGCCTGCCCTCGTCGACGAACTCAAGCTGAGTTTCGAGCAGTCCGGTGATCGTCCCGACCATCGCCCCGGTGACGTACCGAGGCTGGCTCGGCGTATCGAGGGGCTCGACGGGTTCGTGGTCGTCACGCCCGAGTACAACCACGGGTACCCGGCGTCCCTGAAGCTGGCCATCGACTACGTGTACAGCGAGTGGCGGGCCAAGCCGGTCGGGTTCGTTTCGTACGGGGGGATGGCCGGCGGTCATCGTGCCGTGGAGCAACTGCGGCAGGTCTTCGCCGAGTTGCATGCCGTAACCCTCCGGGACACCGTCAGCTTCCACATGGCCTGGGAGAGGTTCGACGATCGTGGGCGGCCACTTGACGAGGACGGGGCGGGGAAGGCCGCCACCGTGTTGCTGGATCAGCTTGCCTGGTGGGGGCTCACCCTGCGGGAGGGGCGGGCCGCCCGGCCCTACGTGGGGTGA
- a CDS encoding EamA family transporter, which yields MHTSTERAPDSPRIPYAQQVATVALTALAPAAWGTTYVVTTELLPPGHPLFAGMLRALPGGLLALAITRVLPRGDWWWKATVLGALNIGALYPLLFVAAERLPGGVAATLGATQPLMVAGLAVALLHDRPTAWRLTWGVLGAVGVGLVVLGPQARLDAVGVVAGLGGAAAMAAGIVLTKRWGLPAGIGPLTLTGWQLTAGGLLLLPLALAIEGAPPHIDAGAAGGYLWLGSVGGLVASTLWFRGIGKLPVGASAPLVLLSPLVAAVIGIALGESLSLLQTSGFVLALAALLAAQLNAPNLSGRVARRRPAEAQIREDQMHDDHIREGRVR from the coding sequence ATGCATACCTCGACCGAGCGGGCACCGGACTCGCCGCGAATCCCGTACGCGCAGCAGGTGGCCACCGTCGCACTGACCGCACTCGCCCCCGCCGCCTGGGGCACCACGTACGTCGTCACCACGGAACTGCTCCCGCCCGGGCATCCGCTGTTCGCCGGGATGCTGCGCGCCCTGCCCGGCGGGCTGCTCGCGCTGGCCATCACGCGTGTGCTCCCGCGCGGGGATTGGTGGTGGAAGGCCACCGTCCTCGGCGCGCTCAACATCGGTGCCTTGTACCCCCTCTTGTTCGTGGCGGCGGAGCGACTCCCTGGCGGTGTCGCCGCCACTCTTGGTGCCACCCAGCCGCTGATGGTCGCCGGGTTGGCCGTCGCGCTGCTCCACGACCGGCCTACCGCCTGGCGATTGACCTGGGGCGTGCTCGGCGCGGTCGGTGTCGGACTCGTCGTACTGGGGCCGCAGGCCCGGCTGGACGCCGTCGGGGTCGTCGCCGGACTCGGTGGTGCGGCCGCCATGGCCGCCGGGATCGTCCTCACCAAGCGGTGGGGCCTTCCCGCGGGTATCGGTCCACTGACCCTGACCGGTTGGCAACTGACGGCGGGCGGCCTGCTCTTGCTCCCGCTCGCCCTCGCGATCGAGGGGGCGCCGCCGCACATTGACGCCGGAGCCGCCGGCGGGTACCTGTGGCTCGGCAGCGTGGGTGGGCTGGTCGCGTCCACGCTGTGGTTCCGCGGCATCGGAAAGCTGCCCGTCGGCGCGTCCGCACCGCTGGTGCTGCTGTCCCCGCTGGTCGCGGCCGTCATCGGCATCGCCCTGGGCGAGTCACTGAGCCTGCTGCAGACCTCTGGCTTCGTCCTCGCCCTGGCCGCATTGCTCGCGGCGCAGCTCAATGCCCCGAACCTGTCGGGCCGCGTGGCGCGCCGCAGGCCGGCAGAAGCCCAGATCCGAGAAGACCAGATGCACGACGATCACATACGAGAAGGACGGGTCCGATGA
- a CDS encoding TetR/AcrR family transcriptional regulator: MQTATPVQNKATRPRADALRNRERIVSAAREMFTEFGPDVPIDEIARRAGVGNATVYRNFPDRDALVREVICSVMDRTSEAAEQALAEHGDAFGALERFVHVSADERIGALCPMLANAFDRNHPDLEAARRRVEQIIDEIMDRAKATGQMRVDVGVGDLMVAVAQLSRPPAGTACVSADRFVHRHLQLFLDGLRAPAHSVLPGAAVTMEDLRQA, from the coding sequence GTGCAGACCGCGACCCCCGTGCAGAACAAGGCGACCCGGCCGCGCGCCGACGCCCTGCGCAACAGGGAGCGGATCGTCAGCGCCGCTCGGGAGATGTTCACCGAGTTCGGCCCCGACGTGCCGATCGACGAGATCGCCCGCCGGGCCGGCGTCGGCAACGCGACGGTGTACCGAAACTTCCCGGACCGGGACGCCCTCGTCCGCGAGGTCATCTGCTCGGTCATGGATCGCACCTCGGAAGCGGCCGAGCAGGCGCTCGCGGAGCACGGCGACGCCTTCGGGGCGCTGGAGCGCTTCGTGCACGTCTCGGCCGACGAGCGGATCGGCGCGCTGTGCCCGATGCTCGCCAACGCCTTCGACCGGAACCACCCCGACCTCGAGGCGGCCCGCCGGCGGGTCGAGCAGATCATCGACGAGATCATGGACCGCGCCAAGGCGACCGGACAGATGCGCGTCGACGTGGGTGTCGGCGATCTGATGGTCGCCGTGGCCCAGCTCAGCCGGCCCCCGGCCGGTACCGCGTGCGTCAGCGCCGACCGCTTCGTACACCGTCATCTGCAGCTGTTCCTGGACGGACTGCGGGCGCCGGCCCACTCCGTCCTGCCGGGCGCGGCCGTGACCATGGAGGACCTCCGCCAAGCCTGA
- a CDS encoding NAD(P)H-binding protein codes for MTIAVLGATGMVGSRVINEAGARGHQVIALSRKPASENPRNPNVTPIAADANDSHAIREALAGSASHGAADAVVLTVRTTPVDDEFLVGATRTVLDIAAHLGIRVLVVGGAGALRSPGDRDLLVADNPAYVPAEIKAVASAGIAQLRTCQAHADADCVYLSPPARLEPGERTGRYRRGSDTLLISADGQSWISAEDLAVAVVDELETPGPDPLITVVHSGERSSA; via the coding sequence ATGACGATCGCTGTACTGGGCGCCACCGGGATGGTCGGCAGCCGGGTGATCAACGAGGCCGGTGCACGCGGACACCAAGTGATCGCTCTGTCCCGGAAACCCGCGAGTGAGAACCCGAGGAACCCGAATGTGACGCCGATCGCGGCCGACGCGAACGACTCACACGCCATACGCGAGGCGCTGGCAGGCTCCGCCTCCCACGGCGCTGCGGACGCCGTCGTACTGACCGTGCGGACCACGCCGGTCGACGATGAGTTCCTGGTCGGCGCTACCCGTACGGTGCTGGACATCGCCGCACACCTCGGGATCCGCGTCCTCGTGGTCGGCGGCGCCGGCGCATTGCGCAGCCCCGGTGACCGCGATCTGCTGGTCGCCGACAACCCGGCGTACGTGCCCGCCGAAATCAAGGCCGTCGCCTCCGCCGGAATCGCTCAGCTGCGAACCTGCCAGGCCCATGCCGATGCCGATTGCGTCTACCTGAGTCCACCGGCCCGGCTCGAACCCGGCGAACGGACCGGCCGCTATCGGCGCGGCAGCGACACCTTGCTCATCAGCGCCGACGGCCAATCCTGGATCAGCGCCGAGGACCTGGCCGTCGCCGTGGTCGACGAACTCGAGACCCCTGGCCCCGACCCCCTCATCACGGTCGTCCACAGCGGCGAACGATCGTCAGCGTGA
- a CDS encoding helix-turn-helix domain-containing protein: MPAETPAEPPVETPLNLHASREVTSDGAPGIPGTPVPAEAVAPLIRGIGLLRQLTEAGGTLSLSGLERATGLARSTVDRITSTLARMEYVRLDGRDVALAPRLMELGNAYLASLRLPALLNARADALADELDESVSLAVGDRDGIRFIHQATRRRAMSLSFRIGDLLPAERTAPGPLFASEWDTEEWQAWRARRAADPEDRGFPAVPPRAHTSPDDDFERRAARIRQDGWALDDQLIEPGLVAVSVPVRDPGTGRIACVASVVSHTSRHSATHLHDTLLPRLRTAVAEMEGALRRAGTASTSASASTTASGSASTSTSASASASASTMASGSASASAQLLRESKQELGRGFIESLARGLTVLTAFGEDRPALTLTEVAKATGLARATARRALITYEHLGLVTAGPHRTFALTPRVLSLGFPPLSRTSLPRIAAPHLADLAARLHESTSLAVLSPTGEEIQYTARAAAQRVMSVDITVGTRLPATATSLGQVLLAERGAVPSGVLKTVRRQGYALLDEEWEEGLRSIAVPVHDRTGTAVAAANVALHAARRTPEECVQDILPELRATAARIEGELAVAGRFMRVALH; this comes from the coding sequence ATGCCCGCTGAGACACCTGCCGAGCCACCCGTCGAGACGCCCTTGAACTTGCACGCCTCGCGGGAGGTCACATCGGACGGCGCCCCCGGCATCCCCGGCACCCCGGTACCGGCCGAGGCGGTCGCGCCGCTGATCCGGGGCATCGGCCTGCTGCGGCAACTCACCGAGGCCGGGGGGACGTTGAGCCTGAGTGGGCTCGAACGTGCCACAGGTCTCGCCCGCTCCACGGTGGACCGGATCACCTCCACCCTCGCGCGCATGGAGTACGTCCGTCTCGACGGCCGGGACGTGGCCCTCGCCCCACGCCTCATGGAACTGGGCAACGCCTACCTGGCCTCCCTGCGCCTGCCCGCCCTCCTGAACGCCCGCGCGGACGCGCTCGCCGACGAACTGGACGAGTCGGTGTCACTCGCGGTCGGCGACCGCGACGGAATCCGCTTCATCCACCAGGCCACCCGTCGCCGCGCCATGTCCCTGAGCTTCCGCATCGGCGACCTGCTCCCGGCCGAACGCACCGCCCCCGGCCCGCTGTTCGCGTCGGAGTGGGACACGGAGGAGTGGCAGGCGTGGCGGGCACGCCGGGCGGCGGACCCGGAGGACCGGGGCTTCCCGGCCGTACCGCCGCGCGCACACACCTCGCCGGACGACGACTTCGAACGACGTGCGGCCCGTATCCGGCAGGACGGCTGGGCGTTGGACGACCAGCTGATCGAACCGGGACTGGTCGCGGTCTCGGTACCCGTACGGGATCCCGGTACGGGCCGGATCGCCTGCGTGGCGAGCGTGGTGAGCCACACGAGCCGACACTCGGCGACCCACCTGCACGACACCCTGCTCCCAAGGCTGCGCACGGCGGTGGCTGAGATGGAGGGCGCACTGCGGAGGGCGGGGACGGCCTCTACTTCGGCGTCGGCTTCCACTACGGCCTCGGGCTCGGCGTCGACTTCCACTTCGGCTTCGGCTTCGGCTTCGGCTTCCACTATGGCCTCAGGCTCGGCGTCGGCGTCGGCCCAACTCCTCCGGGAGTCGAAGCAGGAACTGGGCCGGGGGTTCATCGAGTCGCTGGCCCGCGGACTGACCGTACTGACGGCGTTCGGTGAGGACAGGCCGGCGCTGACCCTGACGGAGGTCGCGAAGGCGACCGGCCTGGCGCGCGCGACCGCACGCAGGGCGCTGATCACGTACGAACACCTGGGACTGGTGACCGCGGGCCCGCACCGCACGTTCGCCCTCACCCCCCGGGTCCTGTCCCTCGGCTTCCCGCCCCTCTCCCGCACCTCCCTCCCCCGCATCGCGGCCCCTCACCTGGCGGACCTGGCCGCCCGGCTCCACGAATCCACGTCGCTGGCGGTCCTGTCCCCGACGGGGGAGGAGATCCAGTACACGGCCCGGGCAGCCGCGCAACGCGTGATGAGCGTGGACATCACGGTCGGCACGCGACTGCCGGCGACGGCGACGTCACTGGGCCAGGTTCTGCTGGCGGAGCGGGGGGCGGTGCCTTCCGGGGTGCTGAAGACCGTCCGCCGGCAGGGTTACGCCCTCCTCGACGAGGAGTGGGAGGAGGGCCTGCGCTCGATCGCGGTACCGGTCCACGACCGCACGGGAACAGCGGTCGCCGCCGCCAACGTTGCCCTGCACGCGGCCCGCCGCACGCCGGAGGAATGCGTCCAGGACATCCTTCCCGAGCTGAGAGCGACGGCGGCGCGGATCGAGGGGGAGCTGGCGGTGGCGGGAAGGTTCATGCGGGTGGCGTTGCACTGA